From the Achromobacter xylosoxidans A8 genome, the window GGTCTCGGGGGTGTTGGGCTGCTGTGGCGCGTAGAAGCCGGACTGCTGGTAGGACGCCTGCAGCGCCGGGCTGGCCAGCGCCTTGTTGATGGCCTGGTTCAAGCGCTCGACGACGGGTTTGGGGGTGCCGGCCGGCGCCATCACGCCGAACCAGGATTCCACCTCGAAGCCGGGCAGGCCGGATTCGGCCAGCGTGGGCGTGTCGGGCGCGGAGGGCAGGCGCTGCGGCGAGGTCACGCCGATGGCGCGCAGCTTGCCGGCCTGCACGTGCGGCAGCGACGAGGGCAGGTTGTCGAACATGGAATCCACCTGGCCGCCCAGCAGGTCGGCCACGGCCGGGCCGCTGCCGCGGTATGGCACGTGCAGGATGTCGGTGCCGGTCTGCATCTTGAACAGCTCGCACGACAGGTGGATGGACGAGCCGCTGCCGGACGAGGCGCAGGTCAGCTTGCCGGGGTTCTTCTTGGCGTAGGCCACGTATTCCTGCACCGTCTTGACCGGCAGCTTGGGATTGACCACCAGAATGTTCGGAATGGTCGCCAGCAGGCCCACGGGCTCGAAGCCCTTCACGAAGTCATAGTTGAGCTGGCTGTACAGCGTGCGGTTGATGGTGTTGGCGATGGAACCCACATACAGCGTGTAGCCGTCTGGCGCGGCGCGCGCGACGATTTCCGCGCCTATGTTGCTGTTGGCGCCGGTCTTGTTCTCGACCACGATGGTCTGGCCCAGCTCTTCCGACAGGGACTTCGCCATCAGGCGCGCCACGATGTCGGTGGCGCCGCCCGCCGCGTAGCCGACCACCAGCGTCACGGGACGCTCGGGATAGGGCTTGGCCGCCAGGGCCGGGGCTGCGAGCAGCGCGCCCAGGGCGGCCGCCGCGGCGGCCCACCGCTTGCTTTGCATCTTCATTGTTGTCTCCGTCCTGTTTGTCTAATATTTGGACAACTCTGCGTCTGTCCAACTTCATATTGGGCTTTGATAGAGGCCTCATCAACGCAATCTGTCCAAAAATTGAACAAGCCAGAATCCGAAGGCTCGGGACCGCGCGTGTTGCGCCGCGGCTTGCGCGTGCTGGGCGTGCTGCGGCAGGCGGGCGCGGCGGGCATGCACGTGGTCGACATCGCGCGCGCGGCAGGCATGCAGCGGACCACGGCCTATCGCTATCTCGATGTGCTGGTGCAGGAGGGCTACGCCTTGCGCGAGTCCGAGGCGCCGCGCTGGCGCGTGGCCGAGCTGGGCGTGATGATGGCGGGCGATCCGCATGCGCAGGCGGTGCGCGGCCTGCGGCCGGTGCTGCGGCAGATCAGCGATGTCAGCGGCGATTCCGCTTTCCTCATCTGCCGCGCCGGCAACGATTCGCTCTGCCTGCACCGCGAGGTGGGCAACTATCCCGTGCAGGTGCTGGCGGTCACGGTGGGGCACCGGCAGCCGCTGGGCGTGGGGGCGGCCGGGCTGGCGCTATTGGCGGCATTGCCGCCGGACGAGTCGGAAGAGGTGATTGCGCAGAACGAGCAGGCGCTGCGCGCCTATGGCGGCATGACGGTGGCGCAGATGCGGCGCCTGGTGGAGAACACGCGGGGCCGCGGCTGGTCGGTGGTGGGCAATGCCGCGGTGCCCGGCGTGTTGGGGGTGGGCGTGGCCCTGTGCGACGCGGGCGGATATCCGCGCCTGGCCGTCAGCGTGTCCAGCCTGATCAGCCGCATGCAGGCGGCACGCCAGCGCAGTATTGCCGACCTGATCCGCGCCCAGTTGGCGCAAGATGAGGTCAGGGCGCAGCGCTGGGCGCTGCCGGGGTTTCCGGGCGGCTAGGCGGCCGCTGGCGCCGGCACCCGATAGGTTTTTTGATAGTGGACCGTGAAGGTCTTGAACGCGTCCAGCGCCTTGTGGGGATCATGGCCCGGCTTGACCAGGAAGCTGTCGAAGCCGACGCGCGCCTGGTAGTGGATGGTGTCGATCATCACGTCGCCTACCGCGCGCAATTCGCCCTGCCACTGGTAGCGCGTGCGCAGCAGCTGCGCCAGCGAATAGCCGCGGCCGTCGGTGTAGACCGGAAAGTCCACGGCGATGAAGGCGATGCCGGCGGGATCCAGCGTGCCGTCGGCTTCGGCCAGGTCGCGCAGGTCGGCGTCCGGGTCGAGCTGGACCGCGACCGGATGCTGGTGGCGGCGCAGCGTGGCGCGCGAGGTCTTCCAGACCGAAAGCGGCACGATCCAGCCCGGCGCGTCGCCAGGCACCTGGCCCTCGGCCGGGACTTCGGGCTCAGGCGTGAAGACGCGCCAGGCGTCGGCTTCCAGCCGGCCGTTGCGGATCAGGTGGGGGCCGGGGGCGTCGTGCGGATAGATTTCAGACATGGGCGGCCTCGGCGTGCTGCGCGGGTTTGGCGAAGGCGGGATCGGAGTACACGTCCTGCTTGAAGGGATCGATGCCGACGCGGTCCACCACGTCGATGAAGCGTTCCTCTTCGCTGTCGCGCAGGCCCAGATAGGTGCGGACCAGGCGGTCCACCACGCCCGCGACCTGGTCGCGTGCGAACGATGGACCGATGATGCGGCCGATCGCGGCGCCGCCGCCGCGCGTGGATTCGATGTCGGGCAGCGGCTTGGCGGCGCCGTTCTGGCGCCCGCCGATGGTGACCTGATACCACTCCTCGCCGGCCTTATCGACCCCGAGGATGCCGATGTGGCCCACGTGATGGTGGCCGCAGGAGTTGATGCAGCCCGAGATGTTCAGGTCCAGCTCGCCGATCTCGAACAGGTAGTCGAGGTTGTCGAACTGGCGCTGGATGGCTTCGGCCACGGGGATGGAGACGGCATTGGCCAGCGCGCAGAAATCCCCGCCCGGACAGGCGATGATGTTGGTCAGCAGCCCGATGTTGGGCGTGGCCAGGTTCAGCGTCTGCAGCGTGGTCCAGAGTTCATGCAGGCGCGCGCGGCGTACGTCGGCCAGGATCAGGTTCTGCTCGTGAGAGACGCGCAGCTCGCCGAAGCCGTAGTCGTCGGCCAGGTTGGCCACCGCGTCCATCTGGTCGGCGGTGATGTCGCCCGGCGGCACGCCGGTGGGCTTGAGCGATACGGTGACGGCGGCGTAGCCGGCCGCCTTGTGCGGATGCACGTTGGTGCGCAGCCAGCGCGCGAAGCGCGGATCGGCGGCGGCCAGCGCCGCGGTGTTGTCGACGTCCTGCGCGGCGGCGGCGTCATATTTCGGCCAGACGAAGCGGGTCCTGATGGTGTCGACGAATTCCTGAGTGATGGTGTCGGGGCCGCCCTTGATGAGCTGCCATTGTTCGTCCACCTGCTGCGCGTAGACTTCCGGCGTCAGGTCCTTCACCAGGATCTTGATGCGCGCCTTGTACTTGTTGTCGCGGCGGCCGTGCAGGTTGTAGACCCGCAGCGCGGCCTGCAGATAGGTCAGCAGGTCTTGCCATTCGACGAAGGGGTTGATCAGCTTGCCGACGATGGGCGTGCGGCCGAGGCCGCCGCCGATCCAGACGCGAAAGCCCAGCTTGCCGTCGCGTTCGACGGCTTGCAGCCCAATGTCGTGCACGCCCACGGCCGCGCGGTCCTGCACCGCGCCGCTGACCGCGATCTTGAACTTGCGCGGCAGGAAGGCGAATTCGGGGTGCAGCGTGGACCACTGGCGGATGATCTCGCACCACACCAGCGGATCCACCAGCTCGTCCGGCGCGACGCCGGCGAAATGGTCGGTGGTGGTGTTGCGGATGCAGTTGCCGCTGGTCTGGATGGCGTGCATCTGCACGGTGGCGAGCTCGGCCAGGATGGCTGGCACGTCTTCGAGCTTGGGCCAGTTGAACTGGATGTTCTGGCGGGTGCTGAAATGGCCGTAGCCGCGGTCCCACTTGCGCGCGATGTGCGCCAGCGTGCGCAATTGGCGCGACGCCAGGATGCCGTAGGGAATGGCGACGCGCAGCATGGGCGCGTGGCGCTGGATGTACAGGCCGTTCTGCAGACGCAAAACACGGAATTCATCTTCCGTTAGTTGGCCATCGAGGAAGCGGCGCGTCTGGTCGGAGAACTGCGCCACACGCTGCTCAACGAGTTGCTGGTCGACGGGGTCATACACGTACATGTCTACTGCCCTTGAAGTCTTCTCGGTCTGAATCCCTGCGCTCGCCTGGCGCAATGCGGCAGGGGAAAGGGGTTCATAACCGTAACAGGCAGCTGCGGCGACCGTCTAAGTCATTCTGGTAATAAGGTAATGGGGCCCCCACGCTGCGCGCGCTGGCACGCGCTTGCTGCCCCCGAGGGGGCTGTCCCGCCTTGGGCGGCCCGGCGGCGGGACGGCCCTTCTTGCGGGACGGCCGATTTACAACGCGGCGTTTACAGCCCAACGCGCTACCAGCACCAGGATGACTACCAGACAGGCCGCCATCAGCAGCCCGGTCAGAATCAGCGGGGCCGGCTTGTTGTTGGCGATGTCGGCATCGTAGCCCCGTCCGCGGCGCACGCCGAAGAATCCCCACAGCACGGATTTGACCGTGCGCAAGAAACTGAGCATGTTGTCTCTCCTGGCGTAGTGGCGGATGCCACCAATGTAGGCCGCCGCGCGCTGGGGAAACAGATGCAGATCTGGCTTACTCGACCGTATCAGGCATGGAACCGGCCGGCGCGCCGATGCCGCGCACGATATGCTCCAGCAGTTCGCGCGCGGCGGGCGAGACGTGGCGGCCGGCGCGGCTCAGCACGTGCAGGCTGCCCTGGTTGAGGATGGGGTTGGCCAGCGGCAGGCTGGCCAGGCGCTGAGCGCGCATGTCGGCCGTGACCGCGATGGGCGGCGTCAGCGCGTAGCCGATGCCGGCGGCGGCGAACTGCCACAGCGCCTTGAAGGACGAAGTGGTGAGCACATTGCGCAGCCGGACCTGTTCGCTGATTTCGGCGGCCTGGATATGCTGGCGCACGCCGAACCCTTCCTGCATGGATGCGCCGGGATAGTCGGCCAGGTCGGTCAAGAGCAGCGGGCGGCGCAGCCGGGTCAGCGGATGGTCGTCGCGGACGATGGCGCGGATCGGCTCGGGCCGCGAGTAATGGGTGCGCAGGCGAGCGTCGTTGGGCGGCTGGAACACCAGCCCTATGTAGGCGCGGTCGTCGACGATGCGCTGCACGATCTCGGAGGTGCGCGCCACGTCGATGTCCAGCGTGACTTCGGGGTGGCTGCGCCAGTAGCCGGGCAGCACGCGTTCGAACATCAGTTCCACGAAGCCTTCGCCCAGCACCAGGTCGATGTGTCCCCGCTCGGCCTTGCGCAGACTGTCGATCTCGGAGAAGAAGCTTTCCTGGATGTCCTGCTGGCGCTTGATGTAGCGCGCCAGGATATGTCCGGCATCCGTGGGCACCACGCCGCGTCCGCGGCGTTCGAACAGGGCGATGCCGCAATCGCGTTCCAGCGCGGCGATGGCGCGGCTGACGGCGGACGGGTCCATGTCCAGCACTTCGGCCGCGCCGCGCACCGAGCCGCGGCTCATGACCTGCATGAAGTAGTGGGTGCGGCGGGCGTCGAGTTTTTCGTCCATGGCGGGGCTCCGAGGGGGAGTGCGGCGGCAGATCCACAGATACAATCTAGGGTTTACCCTTGCATGACCCAAGATCATGCAAAATTTTCCCTGGAAAAGCCTTTCCGTTGCATTTTACGCAACGTTTATGCGCCAGCCCTGTCATGGTTGCATGCTGGGCCCCCGGCGAAAATCGGCCCTGCTGCGAGCGCCTCGCCGCCGCCGCGCCGCGATGCTCCTCTGGGGCGCCGGTCGGACGGGGTTGCGGCGGGCAGCCACGACGATTATTCACGTTCATCAGGGGAATCCGATGTCACACGCCAGCGCCAGCCTGGCCGCGCCCTCCATGCCGCTATCCGGGCGCATCCGCATGCTCGCCGCCATCTTGCTGGTGGTCGTCATTTCAGAAGCGATCGGCAGCGCCACCTTCAACGTCGGCCCGGGCAAGATCGTTCTGCAGCCGATGCTGTGGGCCATCTTCATCGGCGCCATCGTCGCCGCCTGTGGCCAGCGCCTGCCTGCCGGCCTGAACATCGACACCGCCATGCAGACCCGTATTAGCGGTTACCTGCAATACGCGCTGCTGCCCTTCCTGGCCAAGCTGGGCCTGATGGTGGGCGGCGCCTTGCCGCAGGTGCGCGAAGCCGGCTGGGCTCTGGTGTTCCAGGAGTTCGGCCACTTCTTTGGCACCATGGCCATCGGCCTGCCGCTGGCCCTGCTGCTGGGCATCAAGCGCGAAGCCATCGGCGCAACCTTCTCGGTGGGCCGCGAGCCCAGCCTGGCCATCATCGGCGAGCGCTACGGCATGAACTCGCCCGAAGGCCGCGGCGTGATGGCCGAGTACATCACCGGCACCGTGATCGGCGCGTTGTTCGTGGCGCTGATGGCCGGCTTCATCACCAGCTTGAACATCTTCGATCCGCGTTCGCTCGCCATGGGCGCCGGCGTGGGCTCGGGCAGCATGATGGCTGCCGGCGTGGGCGCGATCGCCTCCCAGCAGACTCCCGAAGTCGCGCACCAGGTGGCCGCGCTGGCCGCCGCCGCCAACCTGCTGACCACGGTGGTGGGCGTGTACTTCACGCTGTTCATCTCGCTGCCGACCACCATCTTCCTGTACGACAAGCTGGAGCCCGTACTGGGCCGCTTCTCGCGCGGCAAGGCCGAGACCGCTGCTGCCGCCGACGACGGCGCCGCGCAGGAAACGCCGGCGCATGGCGCCAAGATGGGCTTCGGCGACCGCTTGACCGCTTACGTCATCTGCGGACTGTTCGCGCTGGTGGGCAACCGCCTGGGCTACAACGTGCCGTTCGCCGACGCCTTGCCGGGCATGGGCATCATCATCCTGCTGGTCGTGATCGCCGACCTGGTGCTGCGCGTGGTGCCCAAGCTGCCGGCCGTGTTCGTGCTGTCGCTGATCGCCATGACCGCGGGCTGCCCGGGCGTGCTGCCGTACTCGGACCAGATCATCGCGATGGTCGGCAAGGTCAATTTCCTGCCGTTCACGACCGTGATCCTGGCCATGGCCGGCCTGTCCATCCTCAAGGACCTGCCTGCCTTCCGCAAGCTGGGCTGGAAGATCGTGGTGGTGTCCCTGGCCGCCAACGCGGGTACCTTCCTGGGTGCGACGATGATTGCGGAATTCTTCCACTGATCTCCGTCCGGTCCTGCATGAAAAACCGCCTGATGAAAGCGTCAGGCGGTTTTTTTTTGGTCAGGGTGTGTGGCCCGGCCGGTAGCGCGCCTGGTCCGTGACGTTCTCGGTCGCGCCGATATTGGCGACCTTGGGGATGCCCAGGCCTGCCGCCTTCATCGCCACTGTGGTCTGCAGTTCCTGGACCTGCGGGTTGCCCATGGCGACACGGTAGGCTTGCAGCGGCATCAGGCCTTCGATGGTGCCCAGGTCGTTGGCGGAACCGGCGTGCTGGGCAGTCGGGTCGGGTTGCGTGGTGAACGCCTCGAGCGCGCGGCGCATGCGCGATTCCGCGTGCAGGTCGCGCAGCGCGTCCGCATTGGAGGCGCCGATGACGGTCAGCGCGGGCGGCTGGTGGTCGCGTTCGCGGATGGTTGGCGCGGCGTGGCCCGCAGCCGCGGCCTTGGCGGCCCGGACATGGGCAATGCCTTGCGTTTCAAGGAATGGGCGCGTGGCGTCCAGCGCGGCGGAGCGCGCGGGGTAGGGCGCGTCAGCCCGGTGGATGGCGGAGATCGCAGCGACGTTCATGCTGGGCCCCTTTTTCTGATGACAGGCCGGCGGATCGGCCCGTCTGGCAATTTCACTGTAACAGCTGAGGGCGGTCGTGGCGAAAAAAAGGCCCCTGACGAGGTCAGGGGCCCTAGCGACGCGGCCCGCGGGCCGCGCCGTACTCAGGGCAGGTGATGGCCAGGGAGCCCGGCGGGTTCTCCCGGCCCTGCGCCTGCCCAAACCGGATCAGGGCTTGGTGGCCTGCATGGATGGCCGTTGGCTGAAGGTCTCGTACCAGGCGGCGGTGGCCGGGTGGCCGGCGCGCCAATCCAGGTCGGGGAAGCGGAAATCCAGATAGCCCAGCGCGCAGCCGATGGTGATGGTGCCGATGTCGAGGCGGCCGTTCAGCGAGGCGGCACTCTTCTCCACCAGCGCGAGGCCGTCGCGGACCTTGCCCAACTGGCCTTCGACCCAGCCGTCCCAGCGCAGCGCTTCGGGGCGCAGCACGGTTTCATAGCGGGCCAGCAGCGCCGCACCCAGCATGCCGTCGGCCATCGATTGCTCTGTCAGTACCTGCCAGCGGTCCTTGCCGGCCGGGAACAGCGCGCCGCCGCCCAGGTCGTTGAGGTATTCGCAGACCACGCGGCTGTCGTACAGCGCCTGGCCGTCGTCGGTGATGAAGGTAGGCACCTGGCCCAGCGGATTGCTGGGGATGATGCTCTGGTCGCGCGCGACGGGGCCGGCCGCGCTGGGCAGCCTTTCGATGCGGTCGGCCAGGCCTAGCTCATGGGCGATGACCATGCACTTGCGCACGAAGGGCGAGGCGGGCGAGTAAAAGATTTTCATGGGTATCCTTGTCGGTGGAGAGGCGTCAGTGTTGTGCATGCGCCAGATGTTGTCCAGCGATCCAGCCGAAGGTCAAGGCGGGACCGAGCGTGATGCCGGGGCCGGGATAGGCGCCGCCCATCACGGATTGCATGTCGTTGCCGGCGACGTAGAGGCCGGGGATCGGCGCGCCTGCGGCGTCCAGGGCCTGGGCGTCCCGGTTGGCGGCGATGCCGCAGGCCGTGCCGATGTCGCCGGGATAGACCTTGACCGCGTAATAGGGGCCGGGGCCCAGCGGCGCGAGGCAGGGATTGGGTTCGTGTTCCGGATCGCCCAGGTAGCGGTTGTAGGCGGTCGATCCCTTGCCGAAATCCGGGTCGCGGCCCTGCGCCGCGTGAGTGTTGTAGCGGTCCACGGTAGCTTGCAGCGCATCGCATGGCACGCCCAGCCGGGCCGCCAGCGCCGCCAGGGTGGCGCCTTGCAGCAGATAGCCCGCATCGATCAGATGCTGGCGCGGTCTCCCGCCAGGCAGCGCCAGACCCAGGCCCCAGGTGTCGATGAAGCGCTGGTCGCAGAGCAAGAAGGCGGGAACGCTGGGCGCCGCGCCGTTGTTGCGGTACATGGCCTGCACGAACTCATGGTACGAAGCCGATTCGTTGACGAAGCGCTGGCCGGCGCTGTTGAGCGCGATGAGGCCGGGCTTGGCCCGGTCCCACACCAGGTGCGGATAATGCAGGCGCTGGCCGTCCGCGGATTCCAGGACGGATACCGGCGCCCAGAATGCGGGGCTGGCGTGGCCCGTGCCGAGCGCGGCGCCGGCGGTTTCCGACAGGCGGATGCCGTCGCCCGTATTGTCCCGCGGCGACATGGACCAGAGGCCGGTGGGCTGAGGATAGGACTGCGCGCGGCGCTCCGGATCCCAGGGAAAGCCGCCCGTGGCCATCACCACGCCGCGCCGCGCACGGATGTTCAGCGTCTTGCCGCCGCGCGCGACGGCGGCGCCCAGCACACGGCCGCTGGCATCGCGGTGCAGCGCCAGCGCCGGCGTGTCGAGCCAGTATTCGATCCTGCGGGCCAGCAGGCCGTGGAACAGCTGCGCGGCCAGCGCATTGCCCAGCAACAGGCGGGTGCCGCGGTGATAACCGCGTGCGCGGTCGGCGGCATAGCGCAGCACCAGCTTCATGCTATGGCGCCAGGCCGTGAATGAGCGCGTGGCGCGCAGCAGATGGCGCACGTCGGTGATGTTGACCATCATGCCGCCCAGCACCGTGAATTCCTTCAGTGGATCGCGCAGCGTACGGAAGTCCTGGCCCAGCTTGCGGCCGTCGAACTCCAGCGGATCCAGCGAGCGGCCGCCCATCGCGGCGCCGGGCAGATCGGGGTAGTAATCGGGCGAGGCGGTGCGTGCGGCCACGTCCAGGATGCCGCGCGAGGCCAGGTAGTCCATCATGCGCGGGCCGGCCTCCAGGTAGGCGCGCTTCATGTCGTCCGGGGCCGCTGCGCCCACGGTCTGTTCCAGATAGGTCCACACCTTGTCGAAGCTGTCCGGATGGCCGGCGGCTTCCGTCTGCGCGTTCAGCGGTATCCACAGCGCGCCGCCGGAGATGGCGGTGGAGCCGCCAACGCGGCCGGTCTTCTCCACCAGCAGCACGTCCAGCCCTTCCTCGCGCGCCGTCAGCGCCGCGGCCATGCCGCCCGCGCCCGAGCCGACGACCAGCGCGTCGACTTCCTTGTTCCAAGTGATGCCTTCCATGCTGCCTATGCTCCCGAGCCGCCCAGCGATTTACCGCCGTCCACGAAGATGACCTGGCCTGTGATGAAGTCCATGTGCGGCGCGGCCAGGAAGGACACGGCATTGGCGATATCTTGCGGCTGGCCCGCGCGGCCGGTGGGCTGCAGGGCCAGTTGGGCCGCGAGGCGTTCGGGCGTGAGATTGCGCAAGAGCGGCGTGTCGATGAGGCCGGGGGCGATGGCGTTGACCAGGATGCCGCGCGCGGCGAGCTCCATGGCCGAGGCGCGCGTGTAGCCCACCAGGGCCGCTTTCGAGGCCACGTAGTGCGGGTGGTTCTTCGCGCCAAGGTAGGCGCGCGACGCGATATTGACGATCTTGGCGCCGGGCGCCATGTCGCGCGCCGCTTCCTGCGTCAGGGTCGCCGCCGCCAGCAGGTTGACGTCGAAGGCGCGGCGGTAGTCGGCGCTGTCGACCTCGAAGAACTTGCGCTCGTCGAACAGCCCCGCGTTGTTGACCAGCGCCGCCAGCGGCGCGAGCGAGCGGGCCAGCGCACGGGTGGCGGCCTCATCCGTCAGGTCCACCACGCGGTGTTCCACGTCCAGCCCTTGCGTCTGCAACGCCTGCGCCTCTTTTGCGGCCAGCTCCGCGTTGCGGTCGGCCAGCACGACGCGAAAACCGTCGTGCGCCAGCCGCTCCACGATCGCCAGGCCCATGCCGCTTGCCCCACCCGTGACCAATGCCGTGCCCAGATTCATGATGTTTCCCTATACGGCCAGGTAGCCGCCGTCCACGGGCAGCACCACGCCGTTCACGTAGCTGGCCATGTCCGAGGCCAGGAATAGAACCGGGCCCACGATCTCGTCGGCCCGTCCCGCGCGCGCCATGGGCGCGCGCTGCATGTACCAGTCCGTGCCCTGCGCTTGCGCGCGCTGGCCCACCGTCATCTCGGTTTCCATCAGACCGGGGGCCACGGCGTTCACGCGCACGCCGTGCGGTGCCAGGTCGCGCGCCAACACCTCGGTGAAGGAGCGCACGCCGCCCTTGGACACCACGTAGCCCGCAGTCGAAATGCTGCAGCCGTAGGCCACGATGGAACACAGGTTGACGATGGCGCCGCGCGTGGCCTTCAGCTGCTCGACGAAGGCGTGCGTGACGTTGAAGGTGCCCTGCAGGTTCACGCTCATCAGGCGCTCCCAGATCTCGGGCGTCTTGGGATCGTCGAACGGGGCTCGGGCGGAAATCCCGGCGTTGTTGATCAGGATGTCCAGATGGCCGTGTTCGGTGGCGGACCGCTCGGCAAAGGCGCGGACCGCGGCGGCGTCGGTCACGTCCAGCACTGCGTCCGCGGCCTTGCCGCCCGCTACGCGGATGGCCTGCGCCGTGGCGGCGGCCAGCGCCGCGTCCACGTCGGCGACGATCACGGCCGCGCCTTGGCGCGCAAAGCCCTGCGCGATGGCCGCGCCCAGGCCGCGGCCCGCGCCCGTGACGAGCACCCGCTTGTCTTGCATCGATATCATGGTCGGTCCTTTCGGCGCGCTAGGCGCCCAGATAGGCGCGCTGCACGCCTTCGTCGCTGGCGAGCGCGGCGGATTCGCCTTCCAGCGCGATTTCGCCGTTTTCCAAGATGTACGCGTAACTGGACACCGACAGCGCCAGCTTCACGTTCTGCTCCACCAGCAGGATGGTGATGCCTTGTTCGCGATTCAGCCGCAGCACGATGTCGAAGATCTGTTCGACCACCAGCGGCGACAGTCCCATCGACGGTTCATCCAGCAGGATCATGCGCGGCCGCGCCATCATGGCGCGGCCCGTGGCCAGCATTTGCTGTTCGCCGCCGGACAAGGTCGCGGCCTTTTGCTCGTAGCGTTCGCGCAGGCGCGGAAAGGTGTCGCAGACCATGTCCAGATCCTGCTTGACCGCCGGGCGGTCGGTGCGCAGGTAGGCGCCCATTTCCAGGTTCTCGCGCACGCTCATGTCGCGGAAGATCTCGCGGCCCTCCGGCACCTGCACGATGCCGCGTCCCACAATGGCGTCCGCCGCCAGGCGGTGTATGGGTTCGCCGGCGAAGCGCACGCTGCCCGCGGTGGGAGCCACCAGGCGCGAGATCACATTGAGCGTGGTGGACTTGCCCGCGCCGTTGGCGCCCAGCAGCGCCACGATGGCGCCCTGCGGCAC encodes:
- a CDS encoding SDR family NAD(P)-dependent oxidoreductase, whose protein sequence is MNLGTALVTGGASGMGLAIVERLAHDGFRVVLADRNAELAAKEAQALQTQGLDVEHRVVDLTDEAATRALARSLAPLAALVNNAGLFDERKFFEVDSADYRRAFDVNLLAAATLTQEAARDMAPGAKIVNIASRAYLGAKNHPHYVASKAALVGYTRASAMELAARGILVNAIAPGLIDTPLLRNLTPERLAAQLALQPTGRAGQPQDIANAVSFLAAPHMDFITGQVIFVDGGKSLGGSGA
- a CDS encoding SDR family NAD(P)-dependent oxidoreductase encodes the protein MISMQDKRVLVTGAGRGLGAAIAQGFARQGAAVIVADVDAALAAATAQAIRVAGGKAADAVLDVTDAAAVRAFAERSATEHGHLDILINNAGISARAPFDDPKTPEIWERLMSVNLQGTFNVTHAFVEQLKATRGAIVNLCSIVAYGCSISTAGYVVSKGGVRSFTEVLARDLAPHGVRVNAVAPGLMETEMTVGQRAQAQGTDWYMQRAPMARAGRADEIVGPVLFLASDMASYVNGVVLPVDGGYLAV
- a CDS encoding ABC transporter ATP-binding protein, which produces MAEYLLEVEAVSAAYGNIRALQDVSLKVPQGAIVALLGANGAGKSTTLNVISRLVAPTAGSVRFAGEPIHRLAADAIVGRGIVQVPEGREIFRDMSVRENLEMGAYLRTDRPAVKQDLDMVCDTFPRLRERYEQKAATLSGGEQQMLATGRAMMARPRMILLDEPSMGLSPLVVEQIFDIVLRLNREQGITILLVEQNVKLALSVSSYAYILENGEIALEGESAALASDEGVQRAYLGA